Proteins from a genomic interval of Rhizobium etli CFN 42:
- a CDS encoding CvpA family protein, whose amino-acid sequence MPITIFDGIVIGVVLFSAVLAMVRGFSREILSIASWGGSAAAAYYLYPYLLPYAKKYTDDDRIAIAGSAAVVFLIALIVISFITMKIADFIIDSRIGALDRTLGFLFGAARGLLLMVVAVAFWNWLVDVDHRPAWVNEAKSKPFLDSMVVKLKAVLPEQFAQMIQASFRDKMQSPAQGSEGATPPTTDQAPAEDAPAGGTQQPAN is encoded by the coding sequence ATGCCCATTACGATTTTCGACGGTATTGTCATCGGCGTCGTGCTCTTCTCCGCCGTGCTGGCGATGGTCCGCGGCTTTTCGCGGGAAATCCTCTCGATCGCGAGCTGGGGCGGTTCGGCCGCCGCCGCCTACTATCTCTATCCCTACCTGCTGCCCTATGCGAAAAAATATACCGACGACGACCGCATCGCGATCGCCGGTTCGGCAGCCGTCGTCTTCCTGATCGCGCTCATCGTCATCTCCTTCATCACCATGAAGATCGCCGATTTCATCATCGACAGCCGCATCGGTGCTCTCGACCGCACCCTCGGCTTCCTGTTCGGCGCGGCGCGCGGCCTGCTGCTGATGGTCGTTGCCGTCGCCTTCTGGAACTGGCTCGTCGATGTCGACCACCGCCCAGCCTGGGTCAACGAGGCCAAGTCGAAGCCCTTCCTGGATTCGATGGTGGTGAAGCTGAAGGCCGTCCTGCCGGAGCAATTTGCCCAGATGATACAGGCGAGCTTCCGTGATAAGATGCAGTCGCCGGCGCAGGGCAGCGAAGGCGCCACGCCGCCGACCACCGATCAGGCTCCGGCGGAAGACGCGCCTGCAGGCGGCACACAGCAGCCGGCGAATTGA
- the radA gene encoding DNA repair protein RadA: MAKAKTQFICQNCGAVHNRWAGKCDNCGEWNTIVEEDPMGGIGAGPGKTPKKGRPVTLTALSGEIEEAPRIHTAMSELDRALGGGFVRGSAVLIGGDPGIGKSTLLMQAAAALARRSHKIIYVSGEEAVAQVRLRAQRLAAADTDVMLAAETNVEDILATLAEGKRPDLVIIDSIQTLWSELAESAPGTVTQVRTGVQAMIRFAKQTGAAMVLVGHVTKDGQIAGPRVVEHMVDAVLYFEGDRGHHYRILRTVKNRFGPTDEIGVFEMSDRGLREVANPSELFLGERNEKSPGAAVFAGMEGTRPVLVEVQALVAPTSLGTPRRAVVGWDSARLSMILAVLEAHCGVRLGQHDVYLNVAGGYRISEPAADLAVASALVSSLAGIALPADCVYFGEVSLSGAIRPVAHTAQRLKEAEKLGFSAALLPSASAELPKGSGGRWSEVESLPDLVARIAGSKGALRVEDEV; encoded by the coding sequence ATGGCGAAGGCCAAGACACAATTCATCTGCCAGAATTGCGGCGCGGTTCATAACCGCTGGGCCGGCAAATGCGACAATTGCGGCGAGTGGAACACCATCGTCGAGGAGGACCCGATGGGCGGCATCGGCGCCGGTCCCGGCAAGACGCCGAAGAAGGGCCGGCCGGTGACGCTGACGGCGCTCTCCGGCGAAATCGAGGAAGCGCCGCGTATCCATACCGCCATGTCGGAGCTCGACCGGGCGCTCGGCGGCGGTTTCGTGCGCGGCTCGGCTGTACTGATCGGCGGCGATCCCGGCATTGGCAAATCGACGCTGCTGATGCAGGCGGCGGCCGCCCTTGCGCGGCGCAGCCACAAGATCATCTATGTCTCCGGCGAGGAGGCGGTGGCGCAGGTCCGGCTGCGGGCGCAACGTCTTGCCGCAGCCGATACCGACGTGATGCTGGCGGCCGAAACCAATGTCGAGGATATTCTGGCGACGCTCGCCGAGGGCAAACGGCCCGATCTCGTCATCATCGATTCGATCCAGACGCTGTGGAGTGAGCTTGCCGAATCCGCGCCGGGAACGGTGACGCAGGTGCGCACCGGCGTGCAGGCGATGATCCGCTTCGCCAAGCAGACGGGAGCGGCGATGGTGCTCGTCGGGCATGTTACCAAGGACGGGCAGATCGCCGGCCCGCGCGTCGTCGAACACATGGTCGATGCCGTGCTCTATTTCGAGGGCGATCGCGGCCATCACTACCGCATCCTGCGCACGGTCAAGAACCGCTTCGGCCCGACCGACGAGATCGGCGTCTTCGAAATGTCGGACAGAGGACTGCGCGAGGTCGCCAACCCCTCCGAGCTCTTCCTCGGCGAGCGCAACGAAAAATCACCTGGAGCTGCGGTCTTTGCCGGCATGGAAGGGACGCGGCCCGTGCTCGTCGAGGTGCAGGCGCTGGTGGCGCCGACCTCGCTCGGCACGCCGCGGCGCGCCGTGGTCGGCTGGGATTCGGCTCGGCTGTCGATGATCCTGGCGGTTCTGGAAGCCCATTGTGGCGTCCGGCTCGGCCAGCACGACGTCTATCTCAACGTCGCCGGCGGCTACCGCATTTCCGAGCCGGCGGCCGATCTCGCCGTCGCTTCGGCGCTGGTTTCCTCGCTCGCCGGTATTGCCCTTCCCGCCGATTGCGTCTATTTCGGCGAAGTCAGCCTGTCGGGCGCCATCCGGCCGGTTGCGCACACCGCCCAGCGCCTCAAGGAAGCCGAGAAGCTGGGCTTTTCCGCAGCGCTGCTTCCTTCCGCCTCCGCCGAGCTGCCGAAGGGTTCCGGCGGGCGATGGAGCGAGGTCGAGAGCCTGCCGGATCTGGTGGCGCGCATCGCCGGATCGAAGGGGGCGCTGCGTGTGGAAGACGAGGTTTGA
- a CDS encoding LysE family translocator, translating into MFDYSLAHWLAFLSAAVLLNLSPGPDIAFILGHTMRGGKRAGFSALFGVWSGACLHVLMAALGLSAVLAASAFAFSSVKWLGAAYLVWLGIQALRTRGGSGLIKAAGEELPIASIYRQGILVSLLNPKVAIFFLAFLPQFVAEGAGPAWAQLMLHGGFIIVVAAFIEPPLVLLGGRLADALRHNEKIGLWLDRGLGALFLALGVRLALSSR; encoded by the coding sequence ATGTTCGACTATTCGCTTGCGCACTGGCTCGCATTTCTATCGGCGGCGGTTTTGCTCAACCTGTCGCCCGGCCCCGACATCGCTTTCATCCTCGGCCACACGATGAGAGGCGGGAAACGCGCAGGTTTTTCGGCATTGTTCGGCGTCTGGTCAGGCGCCTGTCTGCATGTGCTGATGGCGGCATTGGGCCTTTCCGCCGTGCTTGCCGCCTCTGCCTTCGCTTTCTCAAGCGTCAAATGGCTGGGCGCCGCCTATCTCGTCTGGCTGGGCATCCAGGCTTTGCGCACCCGTGGTGGCAGCGGCCTGATCAAGGCGGCCGGTGAAGAATTGCCGATCGCAAGCATCTACCGCCAGGGAATTCTGGTTTCGCTCCTCAATCCGAAAGTGGCGATATTCTTCCTGGCCTTCCTGCCGCAATTCGTCGCAGAGGGGGCAGGGCCCGCATGGGCGCAGCTCATGCTGCATGGCGGCTTCATCATCGTCGTCGCGGCCTTCATCGAACCGCCGCTCGTCCTTCTCGGCGGGCGCCTTGCGGACGCACTAAGGCACAATGAAAAAATCGGACTGTGGCTCGATCGCGGCCTGGGCGCGCTTTTCCTGGCTCTCGGCGTCCGCCTTGCGCTAAGCAGCCGTTGA